The Mauremys reevesii isolate NIE-2019 linkage group 1, ASM1616193v1, whole genome shotgun sequence genome has a segment encoding these proteins:
- the GSTK1 gene encoding glutathione S-transferase kappa 1 isoform X2: protein MAAAGGSTKLVEMFYDVVSPYSWLGFEVLCRYRHNWSIELRFRPAFLGGIMKETGNQPPAMVPKRAEYLMKDIKRMAKYYQVPVQMPKDFFGSVIRKSSLSAMRFITAVDMTQPQFLEPVSRELWMRIWSRDEDITQPESILAAAGEAGLPSALAQKLLAMTSTPEVKNRLKETTEEALKYGAFGMPAVVAHVNGEAHLFFGSDRLELLGNVIDH from the exons ATGGCAGCAGCAGGCGGCAGCACGAAGCTGGTGGAAATGTTCTACGACGTGGTGTCCCCGTACTCCTGGCTCGGGTTCGAG GTGCTTTGTCGGTACCGGCACAACTGGAGCATTGAGTTGCGTTTTCGTCCTGCTTTCCTTGGAGGCATAATGAAGGAGACTG GTAACCAGCCCCCAGCGATGGTGCCCAAACGTGCGGAATACTTGATGAAGGATATAAAGAGGATGGCAAAATATTACCAGGTCCCAGTGCAGATGCCCAAGGATTTCTTTGGGAGTGTTATCAGAAAAA GCAGTCTTTCTGCAATGCGCTTTATCACAGCCGTGGATATGACACAGCCACAGTTCCTGGAGCCTGTGTCCAGAGAGCTCTGGATGCGCATCTGGTCCCGG GATGAAGATATCACCCAACCAGAGAGTATATTGGCA GCTGCTGGGGAGGCTGGGCTACCCTCAGCGCTGGCCCAGAAGCTACTGGCAATGACCTCGACCCCTGAGGTGAAGAATCGTCTGAAGGAGACAACAGAGGAGGCACTGAAATATGGG GCGTTTGGAATGCCAGCAGTTGTGGCCCATGTTAACGGTGAAGCTCACCTCTTCTTTGGCTCTGATCGTTTAGAGCTTCTGGGCAATGTTATAG atcactga
- the GSTK1 gene encoding glutathione S-transferase kappa 1 isoform X1, translating to MAAAGGSTKLVEMFYDVVSPYSWLGFEVLCRYRHNWSIELRFRPAFLGGIMKETGNQPPAMVPKRAEYLMKDIKRMAKYYQVPVQMPKDFFGSVIRKSSLSAMRFITAVDMTQPQFLEPVSRELWMRIWSRDEDITQPESILAAAGEAGLPSALAQKLLAMTSTPEVKNRLKETTEEALKYGAFGMPAVVAHVNGEAHLFFGSDRLELLGNVIGEKWLGPVPAASKPRM from the exons ATGGCAGCAGCAGGCGGCAGCACGAAGCTGGTGGAAATGTTCTACGACGTGGTGTCCCCGTACTCCTGGCTCGGGTTCGAG GTGCTTTGTCGGTACCGGCACAACTGGAGCATTGAGTTGCGTTTTCGTCCTGCTTTCCTTGGAGGCATAATGAAGGAGACTG GTAACCAGCCCCCAGCGATGGTGCCCAAACGTGCGGAATACTTGATGAAGGATATAAAGAGGATGGCAAAATATTACCAGGTCCCAGTGCAGATGCCCAAGGATTTCTTTGGGAGTGTTATCAGAAAAA GCAGTCTTTCTGCAATGCGCTTTATCACAGCCGTGGATATGACACAGCCACAGTTCCTGGAGCCTGTGTCCAGAGAGCTCTGGATGCGCATCTGGTCCCGG GATGAAGATATCACCCAACCAGAGAGTATATTGGCA GCTGCTGGGGAGGCTGGGCTACCCTCAGCGCTGGCCCAGAAGCTACTGGCAATGACCTCGACCCCTGAGGTGAAGAATCGTCTGAAGGAGACAACAGAGGAGGCACTGAAATATGGG GCGTTTGGAATGCCAGCAGTTGTGGCCCATGTTAACGGTGAAGCTCACCTCTTCTTTGGCTCTGATCGTTTAGAGCTTCTGGGCAATGTTATAG GAGAGAAATGGCTGGGACCAGTTCCTGCAGCTTCAAAACCCAGGATGTGA